One part of the Bacillota bacterium genome encodes these proteins:
- the cbiM gene encoding cobalt transporter CbiM yields the protein MHIPDGILGAGVCLGGYATAGAAAWWSLRKIGRKANPREGIPKASLLTAAFLVASWIHIPVPPASVHLVLNGLLGVVLGYYAFPAVLIGLFFQAVMFQHGGLTTLGVNATIMGVPAFLAYHLFRLRRIFGKDSLVGTGIFGFLAGAGAVGLAAAAAFIILITTIPAGLDVEAQRASIIALTLAHVPLMVIEGAFTALVALFLHRVKPELLEG from the coding sequence ATGCACATACCGGATGGCATTCTGGGTGCCGGTGTTTGCCTGGGCGGGTACGCCACAGCCGGGGCAGCCGCCTGGTGGTCCCTGCGCAAAATCGGCCGGAAGGCGAACCCGCGGGAGGGCATTCCCAAGGCATCGCTCCTTACCGCCGCCTTCCTGGTGGCTTCCTGGATTCACATCCCGGTGCCGCCTGCCAGCGTCCACCTCGTCCTGAACGGCCTTTTGGGGGTGGTGCTGGGCTATTACGCCTTCCCTGCCGTTCTCATCGGCCTTTTCTTCCAGGCAGTGATGTTTCAGCACGGCGGCCTGACGACGCTGGGAGTGAATGCCACAATCATGGGAGTACCGGCGTTCCTGGCCTACCACCTGTTCCGGCTGCGCCGCATCTTCGGCAAGGACAGCCTGGTGGGAACCGGCATCTTCGGATTCCTGGCCGGTGCCGGGGCGGTCGGGCTTGCGGCGGCTGCCGCCTTCATCATTTTGATTACAACAATCCCGGCAGGCCTTGATGTAGAGGCGCAGCGGGCGAGCATCATCGCACTGACCCTGGCCCACGTCCCGCTAATGGTGATTGAAGGTGCTTTTACGGCGCTGGTGGCTCTGTTCCTCCACCGGGTGAAGCCTGAACTCCTGGAGGGCTGA
- a CDS encoding type IV pilus twitching motility protein PilT, whose translation MEELLEAARERNASDLHLTPYSPPIVRVVGELLPLPYPPLAPEDTRRLAHQILTPRHREVLEERKSVDLAVGVGGLGRFRINAYYQRGHVTVAIRRLADEIPELSTLGLPPSVEGLADLPNGLVLVTGTTGSGKSTTLAALIERINSTSRRNIITIEDPIEYVHFNHRSIINQRELYTDVPTFAEGLRSALRADPDVILVGEMRDLETMRTAVMAAETGHLVFSTLHSRDAVSSITRILGVFTPEEQNQIRQQLSVSLRAVISQQLLPKKDGSGRVLASEVMFVTPAISNLIRLGKLEHIATAIETGKNFGMQTMEQSLELLYKKGLIDYQTALKGARNPLLLKEKLGSCGRGGV comes from the coding sequence ATTGAAGAACTGCTCGAGGCTGCCAGGGAGCGAAACGCTTCTGACCTGCACCTTACGCCTTACAGCCCGCCGATTGTCAGGGTGGTGGGGGAGTTGCTCCCGCTCCCCTATCCCCCCCTGGCCCCTGAGGACACCAGGCGCCTTGCCCACCAGATTTTGACCCCGAGGCACCGGGAGGTACTCGAGGAGAGGAAGTCGGTGGACCTCGCGGTCGGGGTCGGGGGGCTGGGGAGGTTCCGGATCAACGCCTACTACCAGCGCGGCCACGTTACCGTGGCCATCCGGCGGCTGGCCGACGAGATTCCGGAACTGTCCACCCTGGGCCTGCCGCCCTCGGTGGAGGGGCTGGCCGACCTCCCGAACGGGCTGGTGCTGGTGACCGGGACAACAGGGAGCGGGAAGTCCACGACTTTGGCCGCCCTGATCGAGAGGATCAACTCCACCTCGCGCCGGAACATCATCACCATCGAAGACCCTATCGAGTACGTGCACTTCAACCACCGGAGCATCATCAACCAGCGGGAGCTCTACACAGATGTGCCGACCTTCGCCGAAGGGCTCCGGTCGGCCCTCCGGGCTGACCCTGATGTGATCCTCGTGGGAGAGATGCGGGATCTGGAAACGATGCGGACGGCCGTCATGGCCGCCGAAACCGGGCACCTCGTCTTTTCTACCCTTCACTCCCGGGATGCCGTTTCCTCCATTACGAGGATCCTGGGTGTTTTCACCCCCGAAGAGCAGAACCAGATCAGGCAGCAGCTTTCCGTATCACTGCGGGCGGTTATCTCCCAGCAGCTGCTTCCCAAAAAGGACGGGTCCGGCCGCGTCCTGGCCTCGGAAGTGATGTTCGTCACACCGGCTATCAGCAATCTCATCCGTTTGGGGAAGCTGGAGCACATCGCCACTGCCATCGAAACCGGGAAGAACTTCGGGATGCAGACGATGGAGCAGTCCCTGGAACTCCTCTATAAAAAGGGCCTCATCGACTACCAGACTGCTTTGAAAGGCGCCCGCAACCCTTTGCTTCTCAAAGAAAAACTGGGGTCCTGCGGGCGGGGAGGTGTTTAG
- the cbiQ gene encoding cobalt ECF transporter T component CbiQ, giving the protein MKLGLDAHANLSTPLHRWDPRHKLVALMALIFSFASVRDLRLLPALLAASGALYLASGLPLSFLLSRLRLPGFFLLMIAVILPFLSGRTVLFHIGSLAVREEGCLALLLIAVKFACILTVGTVLFGTTPFLTTVKAMQALGLPCILADMTFFSCRYLYEIGDDLKTMQTAMRLRGFRGRRPGSLSALASLAGTLLVRSYEQSDRVFKAMILRGYGRPASFRDGFQADFRDWAWSAAVVLAAAGLAAAEMLLR; this is encoded by the coding sequence ATGAAGCTCGGTCTGGACGCGCACGCAAACCTCAGCACTCCCCTGCACCGCTGGGATCCGAGGCACAAACTGGTCGCCCTGATGGCCCTGATCTTCTCCTTCGCCTCTGTGCGCGACCTGCGCCTTTTGCCGGCGCTGCTGGCGGCCAGCGGCGCTCTTTACCTTGCATCCGGGCTGCCTTTGTCCTTTCTGCTGAGCCGGCTGCGCCTGCCGGGCTTCTTTCTTTTGATGATCGCTGTGATCCTGCCGTTTCTCTCAGGCCGGACCGTCCTCTTCCACATCGGGTCCCTCGCCGTAAGAGAGGAAGGCTGCCTCGCCCTGCTTTTAATCGCGGTCAAGTTCGCCTGCATTTTGACCGTCGGGACCGTCCTCTTCGGCACCACACCCTTTCTGACCACCGTAAAGGCAATGCAGGCCCTCGGCCTGCCCTGCATCCTGGCCGACATGACCTTCTTCTCCTGCCGGTACCTCTACGAAATCGGCGACGACCTGAAGACGATGCAGACGGCCATGAGGCTGCGGGGGTTTCGCGGCCGCCGCCCGGGGAGCCTGAGCGCCCTCGCCTCGCTGGCCGGGACGCTTCTGGTCCGCAGCTACGAGCAGTCAGACCGCGTCTTTAAAGCGATGATTTTGCGGGGCTACGGCCGGCCTGCCTCCTTCCGGGACGGGTTTCAGGCTGATTTCCGCGACTGGGCCTGGTCCGCGGCGGTCGTGCTGGCGGCGGCAGGACTCGCGGCCGCCGAAATGCTCCTGCGCTGA
- a CDS encoding diguanylate cyclase: MRISLSQLLTRWFLVFALLPAAVLGYASYRYTLATAEHFSSQILQVVCQKEAEVVARWLSAAADRAREEAEGAALGEAPTGPELLSVHRKIAGCRSLAFAGSSGRIVVVPASGAPAPREEIARAVAALRRSGRPRFFLLDPIQRGIQLVFPVGTGFLWADFDARPLEALLRPVLVGTAAAGPPSESLFDKLFRFHFGYRPQLPEPGAIRSYLLAEQGALGAGASSLNAETAKLIKKQEPAPVTYTDQRGEKVLAAGKLLPDSDFVLVVEAQKSEIARGVSSQGFNMVFLAVFLVLMLSLPLSTLVTRRITEPLRRLAGEARKIADGEFGRRIENDCPGEIGLLADTFNEMSLRLKDSYARLKEMAYNDELTGVCNRRFLLERAREELARAQRTGRSLSVVMVDMDNFKTINDTFSHSCGDTVLREVAGVLKKTARASDVVGRYGGDEFVVVLPETGKEGALSFCERVLAALQGRSFDGGRVRAMVSMGVSAWEPERGPAVDLDRQLNRLLQEADDALLEAKRSGRGRALLHDQA; encoded by the coding sequence TCTCGTGTTCGCCTTGCTGCCCGCAGCAGTCCTGGGATATGCATCTTACAGGTACACCCTGGCCACCGCCGAGCACTTCTCCTCCCAGATCTTGCAGGTCGTCTGCCAGAAGGAGGCGGAAGTCGTGGCTCGCTGGCTGAGCGCCGCGGCCGACAGGGCCCGGGAGGAGGCTGAAGGGGCCGCTTTGGGAGAAGCCCCGACCGGCCCTGAGCTTCTCTCGGTGCACCGGAAGATCGCCGGGTGCAGGTCTCTGGCGTTTGCCGGGAGCAGCGGGAGGATTGTGGTTGTCCCGGCCTCAGGCGCACCCGCGCCGCGCGAGGAGATCGCGCGGGCGGTAGCTGCTCTCAGGAGGTCGGGCCGCCCCCGTTTTTTTCTCCTCGATCCGATACAGAGAGGCATTCAACTGGTTTTCCCGGTAGGGACCGGGTTCCTGTGGGCCGATTTCGACGCCCGCCCCCTCGAGGCTCTGCTCCGGCCGGTGTTGGTGGGAACGGCTGCAGCCGGCCCTCCTTCGGAAAGCCTCTTTGATAAGCTTTTTCGGTTCCACTTCGGCTACCGCCCCCAGCTGCCCGAGCCCGGCGCCATCAGGTCGTACCTGCTGGCGGAACAGGGCGCGCTCGGCGCGGGGGCAAGTTCCCTCAACGCGGAAACCGCAAAATTGATCAAGAAACAGGAGCCTGCGCCTGTGACCTACACAGACCAGCGCGGAGAAAAAGTTCTTGCGGCGGGGAAGCTGCTTCCGGACAGCGATTTCGTGCTTGTGGTGGAGGCGCAGAAAAGCGAAATCGCCCGGGGCGTTTCCTCCCAGGGGTTTAACATGGTCTTCCTGGCCGTTTTTTTAGTCTTAATGCTGAGCCTTCCCTTGAGCACCCTCGTCACGCGGAGGATCACAGAACCCCTGCGCCGGCTGGCCGGAGAGGCGAGGAAGATCGCGGACGGAGAATTCGGGCGCCGGATCGAGAACGACTGTCCCGGCGAAATCGGGCTTCTCGCCGACACCTTCAACGAGATGTCCCTGCGCCTCAAGGACTCCTACGCAAGGCTTAAAGAAATGGCCTACAACGACGAGCTGACCGGGGTTTGCAACCGGCGCTTTCTGCTGGAGCGGGCGCGGGAAGAGCTGGCGCGAGCGCAGCGCACAGGCCGGTCCCTCAGTGTGGTGATGGTGGACATGGACAACTTCAAAACCATCAACGACACTTTCAGCCACTCCTGCGGGGACACCGTGCTGCGGGAGGTGGCCGGGGTCTTGAAGAAAACGGCGCGCGCTTCGGATGTGGTCGGCCGCTACGGGGGGGACGAGTTCGTCGTCGTTCTCCCGGAAACGGGCAAGGAGGGCGCCCTCTCTTTTTGCGAGCGCGTCCTGGCGGCGCTGCAGGGCCGCTCGTTTGACGGCGGGAGGGTCAGGGCGATGGTGAGCATGGGGGTTTCCGCCTGGGAGCCCGAACGCGGCCCTGCAGTTGATCTCGACCGGCAGCTCAACAGGCTCCTTCAAGAGGCAGACGACGCCCTGCTGGAGGCGAAGCGGAGCGGCCGCGGGCGCGCCTTGCTTCACGATCAGGCGTAA
- a CDS encoding type II secretion system protein — translation MLNAGKVLNADRRKLANCTRKVKTHEGVVHLLFFGEMWMMGKAVQTCTPGRIIVDEARSILPEPGVTGGTRALLVCLFRRGRSRQGFLPAPAGFTLLELILVIAIMSFLVAIITPLVGFADTNQKVRATRERLEEVRTALLGPRGAYDAEGLRVVGGYVGDRDRLPLLHRSIWNDVYKRWDWPDRDSASVVEDNYGTGQPLSLWEEVYAEKEDWKGPYLPCPRDEYPDDAAGLDWNNPAEKREFEMRQTGGKLADAWGRALLFWKEGSGPGTTLWIISEGPDRKSGWRDAGGNPVLPGDERVDHYDPTAQESKDDVVLKITPEEWYSPNRAAREERTRQILERIRSALLGPPDACDAAGRRIIGGYLGDVGSWPKLYKWDESQSKWVEDALEGQPRGLWDSGCAPTIPDSVYGFAWRGPYLTRPWGEGKDEVLRDAWGEPLRFTLEAGGILTIASAGRDKNFDTPDDIKTVIAASAWQVAGVVLRGKVANETGDGVDVEVSLCYQPEGKTVSSTVYVPPGGSSPFVLEVPSGDYTCGGARLARAVLTSTGEEKNRAVVFIGVGGTQSPAEDKLVLTIR, via the coding sequence ATGTTAAACGCAGGCAAGGTGCTAAATGCAGACAGGCGAAAACTGGCGAACTGCACCAGGAAGGTGAAAACCCACGAAGGGGTGGTTCACCTTCTTTTTTTCGGAGAGATGTGGATGATGGGTAAAGCCGTCCAGACCTGCACCCCCGGGAGGATCATTGTGGACGAAGCGCGCAGCATCTTGCCGGAACCCGGCGTGACGGGGGGGACCCGCGCTCTCCTTGTCTGCCTCTTCCGGCGCGGGAGGAGCAGGCAGGGCTTCCTCCCCGCCCCCGCGGGCTTCACCCTTTTGGAGCTCATCCTGGTCATCGCCATCATGAGCTTCCTTGTCGCCATTATCACTCCGCTCGTCGGCTTCGCAGACACCAACCAGAAGGTGCGGGCCACAAGGGAGAGGCTCGAGGAGGTCCGGACCGCCCTCCTGGGGCCGCGGGGCGCCTACGACGCCGAGGGTCTGCGCGTGGTCGGCGGCTACGTGGGGGACCGCGACCGCCTCCCCCTCCTGCACAGGTCGATCTGGAACGACGTTTATAAGCGCTGGGACTGGCCGGACCGCGACAGCGCGAGCGTGGTGGAGGACAACTACGGGACGGGCCAGCCCCTCTCCCTCTGGGAGGAGGTCTACGCTGAGAAGGAAGACTGGAAGGGGCCCTACCTTCCCTGCCCCCGGGATGAGTACCCCGACGACGCCGCCGGCCTGGACTGGAACAATCCGGCGGAAAAGCGCGAGTTCGAGATGCGCCAGACCGGGGGGAAGCTGGCGGACGCCTGGGGGCGCGCCCTCCTCTTCTGGAAGGAGGGGAGCGGCCCCGGCACCACCCTGTGGATCATCAGCGAGGGCCCGGACCGGAAGAGCGGCTGGCGGGACGCGGGTGGGAATCCTGTCCTGCCGGGCGACGAAAGGGTGGATCATTATGACCCTACGGCTCAGGAAAGTAAGGACGACGTCGTCCTCAAGATCACCCCCGAGGAGTGGTACAGCCCCAACAGGGCCGCCCGCGAGGAGAGGACGCGCCAGATCCTCGAGCGCATCAGGTCCGCCCTCCTCGGCCCCCCGGATGCCTGCGACGCCGCGGGGCGGCGGATCATCGGGGGCTACCTCGGCGACGTGGGGAGCTGGCCCAAGCTCTACAAGTGGGACGAGTCCCAGTCCAAGTGGGTGGAAGATGCCTTGGAGGGCCAGCCGCGCGGCCTGTGGGACTCGGGGTGCGCCCCCACGATACCCGACAGCGTGTACGGGTTTGCCTGGCGGGGACCCTACCTCACCAGACCCTGGGGCGAGGGGAAGGACGAGGTCCTGCGCGACGCCTGGGGGGAGCCGCTCAGGTTCACCCTGGAAGCCGGAGGCATCCTCACCATCGCCAGCGCCGGGAGGGACAAGAACTTCGATACCCCTGATGATATCAAGACGGTGATTGCCGCTTCGGCGTGGCAGGTGGCGGGGGTGGTCTTGCGCGGGAAGGTTGCCAACGAGACGGGAGATGGCGTGGATGTGGAGGTTTCCCTCTGCTACCAGCCGGAGGGGAAAACGGTGAGTTCCACTGTTTATGTTCCTCCGGGCGGGAGTTCGCCCTTCGTGCTGGAGGTGCCCTCGGGTGACTACACCTGCGGGGGAGCGCGGCTCGCCCGGGCCGTTCTCACCAGCACAGGCGAGGAAAAAAACCGGGCTGTGGTCTTCATCGGGGTTGGGGGGACGCAGTCCCCGGCAGAGGACAAGCTGGTTCTAACAATCCGCTAA
- a CDS encoding prepilin-type N-terminal cleavage/methylation domain-containing protein, with protein sequence MLKRFKRFAGNSSGFTLLELIVVITIMGFLAAILAPRLARVSDAGVDMQCDQNKHRLTEILASFVQQNNRLPNYLVNLAVKDKNDNWDISSCDNDPDNGPEFLSEEFNAHNNLGLYKLGGDDVNALKAMGISNIILYKDTGLSDPEKRWENLGVQSVTTSVYLAMVGAGAGGLSSGAKYSDPSLIGRLLLGVGPDCELVKKGLITNAGIYADSQRKTDYYKYGYYTIILPRLASGVEWVAANVIDKDPDTPGIQVEAFFDANDNEKQDTGERVETFTVDEEQDVWDFYVMCPEGHKFHISIDGEHAWVLL encoded by the coding sequence ATGCTGAAGAGGTTTAAGAGGTTTGCCGGCAACAGCAGCGGTTTCACGCTGCTCGAGCTGATCGTCGTGATCACCATCATGGGCTTCCTGGCGGCCATCCTTGCCCCCCGCCTGGCGCGGGTGAGCGACGCCGGCGTGGACATGCAGTGCGACCAGAACAAGCACCGCCTGACGGAGATCCTGGCCAGCTTTGTCCAGCAGAACAACCGCCTGCCGAACTACCTCGTGAACCTGGCGGTTAAGGACAAGAACGACAACTGGGACATCTCCTCCTGCGACAACGACCCCGACAACGGGCCGGAGTTCCTCTCCGAGGAGTTCAACGCGCACAACAACCTCGGCTTGTACAAACTGGGCGGTGACGATGTCAACGCATTGAAGGCCATGGGCATCAGCAACATCATCCTCTACAAGGATACGGGGCTCTCCGATCCCGAGAAGCGCTGGGAGAACTTGGGCGTCCAGTCCGTTACGACGTCCGTGTACCTCGCCATGGTCGGCGCGGGCGCGGGCGGACTGAGTTCCGGTGCGAAGTACTCCGACCCCAGCCTGATCGGGCGCCTGCTGCTCGGCGTCGGGCCTGACTGCGAGCTCGTGAAGAAGGGCCTCATCACCAACGCCGGCATCTACGCCGACTCCCAGCGCAAGACGGACTACTACAAGTACGGCTACTACACGATCATCCTGCCGCGGCTTGCCTCGGGCGTTGAGTGGGTAGCGGCCAACGTGATCGACAAGGATCCCGACACACCTGGCATCCAGGTTGAGGCCTTCTTCGACGCCAACGATAACGAGAAGCAAGACACAGGCGAGCGCGTAGAAACGTTCACAGTCGACGAAGAGCAGGACGTCTGGGACTTCTACGTGATGTGCCCCGAGGGCCACAAGTTCCACATCAGCATCGACGGCGAGCACGCCTGGGTGCTCCTGTAA
- a CDS encoding O-antigen ligase family protein, protein MSPTVWLQGLRERIPRAGYLVLWFLFVVYPFLVVPHGYSPLFLGRRLPPDYYYFPRFAVLLALALAALCILLRERPRLRGERALVALGAFLLFAFISTALAAYPAVAWCGSPLRRTGFLTYLASSLLFLLASTTLDEEKTERLLGQAAAAAALVSLLALAQGWGLDLVPRDLYRERLQGFGTMAAPGFLGAYAAFFLPAALARCLKAGRTSRILWLPVACAVCAGVVASEALFAWLAALAGLVLVAASAWRRPERRLPLGFALAALTAAASGLLLARGVPWAGSPSLLAVPVQPGGPTLGELLYIVWPACLQLFKCAWDFGIGPDHLVYAGISTLMGVVVDKARNIFLEVGVTMGAFALLAYLAFLSSFFRRPRSEQGLLLLAMVLVYLVQGFFSVEDPVLMPLFWTVLGAVLAVWRQAAPQAAGEECPAASGARPAPG, encoded by the coding sequence TTGTCCCCTACCGTGTGGCTGCAGGGCCTGCGGGAGCGGATCCCCCGGGCCGGGTACCTGGTTCTCTGGTTCCTTTTCGTCGTCTACCCCTTTCTCGTCGTCCCCCACGGCTACTCCCCCCTCTTCCTCGGCCGCCGGCTCCCGCCGGACTACTACTACTTCCCGCGCTTCGCGGTGCTCCTTGCCCTCGCCCTGGCGGCCCTCTGCATCCTCCTCAGGGAGCGGCCGCGGCTCAGGGGGGAGCGGGCGCTCGTCGCCCTCGGAGCGTTCCTCCTCTTCGCCTTCATCTCCACGGCGCTGGCGGCCTACCCGGCCGTCGCCTGGTGCGGCAGCCCCCTGCGGCGCACGGGCTTCCTGACGTACCTCGCCTCTTCCCTCCTCTTTCTCCTCGCCTCCACCACCCTCGACGAGGAGAAAACGGAGCGGCTCCTCGGCCAGGCGGCGGCAGCGGCGGCGCTCGTCTCCCTCCTCGCCCTGGCGCAGGGGTGGGGCCTCGATCTCGTGCCCCGCGACCTCTACCGGGAGCGCCTCCAGGGCTTCGGGACGATGGCGGCGCCCGGCTTCCTCGGGGCCTACGCCGCCTTCTTCCTCCCGGCCGCCCTGGCGCGCTGCCTGAAAGCAGGGAGGACCTCCCGGATTCTCTGGCTTCCTGTGGCCTGCGCCGTCTGCGCCGGGGTTGTGGCAAGCGAGGCACTCTTCGCCTGGCTCGCCGCCCTCGCCGGCCTCGTCCTCGTCGCCGCCTCCGCCTGGCGGAGGCCGGAGCGGCGCCTCCCCCTGGGTTTCGCCCTTGCTGCGCTCACAGCAGCCGCCTCCGGCCTCCTGCTTGCCAGGGGCGTCCCCTGGGCCGGCAGCCCCTCCCTGCTGGCCGTCCCTGTTCAGCCCGGGGGGCCCACCCTGGGGGAGCTGCTCTACATCGTCTGGCCCGCGTGCCTGCAGCTTTTTAAGTGCGCCTGGGACTTCGGGATCGGGCCCGACCACCTGGTCTACGCCGGGATCAGCACCCTGATGGGAGTTGTCGTGGACAAGGCGCGCAACATCTTCCTCGAGGTCGGCGTGACGATGGGGGCCTTTGCCCTCCTCGCCTACCTCGCTTTCTTGAGTTCCTTCTTCAGGCGCCCGCGGAGCGAGCAGGGCCTCCTCCTCCTCGCCATGGTCCTCGTCTACCTGGTCCAGGGGTTTTTCAGCGTGGAGGACCCCGTGCTCATGCCCCTCTTCTGGACCGTCCTGGGGGCGGTGCTGGCGGTGTGGAGGCAGGCCGCCCCGCAGGCGGCCGGGGAGGAGTGCCCTGCTGCCTCCGGCGCCCGGCCCGCGCCGGGCTGA
- a CDS encoding carboxypeptidase regulatory-like domain-containing protein translates to MLGVQAAAFAHGVDIAYRVRSAVEITAVFDTGEPVAGGEVAVYAPGNPSAPWATGKCDGNGRFTFTPDPSRKGTWHVQVYQAGHGGVIDIPLGEGAAAGSSGSTPLQIILMAACVIWGLAGTALFFSRRKG, encoded by the coding sequence ATGCTGGGTGTGCAGGCAGCAGCTTTCGCCCACGGGGTCGACATTGCCTACCGGGTCAGGAGTGCGGTTGAGATTACGGCTGTTTTCGACACGGGCGAACCGGTAGCCGGGGGCGAGGTAGCAGTCTACGCCCCGGGCAACCCTTCCGCACCCTGGGCTACCGGAAAGTGCGATGGGAACGGGCGCTTTACCTTCACGCCCGACCCTTCCAGGAAAGGGACCTGGCATGTGCAGGTGTACCAGGCGGGCCACGGCGGGGTGATTGACATCCCCCTGGGCGAGGGTGCAGCAGCAGGGAGCAGCGGCTCTACCCCGCTGCAAATCATCCTGATGGCGGCCTGCGTCATCTGGGGACTCGCCGGCACCGCCCTGTTTTTTTCAAGGAGGAAGGGCTGA
- a CDS encoding ABC transporter ATP-binding protein, whose translation MEPVLEVSGLTFSYENRLPVLEDLSLTVWAGERVGVVGPNGAGKTTCFLLVCGVLKPAAGEIRLFGKPVVPGEFRPEAGMVFQNPDDQLFCPSVWDDVAFGPRNLGLSKEEVEARVREALALTGITELAGRPPHHLSGGQKRLAAVAGVLAMRPRLVIYDEPTANLDSRYRRRLINLLRASAQEAMLVASHDLEFILEVCNRTILLDGGRLVADGAPEEILGNAALMEAHGLERPHSLSLR comes from the coding sequence GTGGAGCCGGTGCTGGAGGTTTCAGGGCTGACCTTCTCTTACGAAAACAGGCTTCCCGTCCTGGAGGACCTTAGCCTCACGGTGTGGGCGGGGGAGCGGGTCGGCGTTGTCGGCCCCAACGGGGCGGGGAAGACCACCTGCTTCCTGCTGGTCTGCGGGGTGCTGAAACCGGCGGCCGGGGAAATCCGCCTTTTCGGCAAACCGGTGGTGCCCGGGGAATTCCGCCCCGAGGCCGGCATGGTCTTTCAGAACCCGGACGACCAGCTCTTCTGCCCCTCGGTCTGGGATGACGTCGCCTTCGGCCCGCGCAATCTGGGGCTGTCAAAGGAAGAGGTGGAGGCCAGGGTCCGGGAGGCCCTGGCCCTCACCGGCATCACAGAACTGGCCGGCCGCCCGCCCCACCATCTCTCCGGCGGCCAGAAGCGGCTGGCGGCAGTTGCCGGGGTGCTGGCGATGCGTCCCAGGCTCGTGATTTACGACGAACCGACGGCAAACCTCGACAGCCGCTACCGGCGGCGCCTGATCAATCTGCTCCGGGCTTCGGCGCAGGAGGCCATGCTCGTCGCCTCCCACGACCTGGAGTTCATCCTGGAGGTCTGCAACCGCACCATTTTGCTGGACGGAGGGCGCCTCGTCGCCGACGGAGCACCAGAAGAAATCCTGGGCAATGCGGCGCTCATGGAGGCGCACGGCCTTGAGCGGCCGCACTCCCTGTCACTGCGCTGA